TTGTAGCGCGCGCGCCTCCGGGGGGAAGGCAAAACAACCCGTCGAGCCGGCCGCCGTCCAACTGGATTGTAGCGCGCGCGCCTCCGGGGGGAAGGCAAAACGCTGGGCGAGGAGGGCCTGTTCGAGCTGCTATTGTAGCGCGCGCGCCTCCGGGGGGAAGGCAAAACCGGCATGGGTGTCAGTTACAACACCTTGGCATTGTAGCGCGCGCGCCTCCGGGGGGAAGGCAAAACGGCGCGAGCAGGAGGGTGCTGGTCCCGGCTATTGTAGCGCGCGCGCCTCCGGGGGGAAGGCAAAACCACCGGCTCCAGGAACCGCCGCAGCGCCTCATTGTAGCGCGCGCGCCTCCGGGGGGAAGGCAAAACATCGCCGCACGGAGGCGGGTGAGTTGTTGGATTGTAGCGCGCGCGCCTCCGGGGGGAAGGCAAAACTGGCCATTTCCGCGACCGCTGCACCCGCCCATTGTAGCGCGCGCGCCTCCGGGGGGAAGGCAAAACGAGCCGCCTCGATGGCCGCCCTCACCTCGCATTGTAGCGCGCGCGCCTCCGGGGGGAAGGCACAACCTGCCAGGACCTGGCACTCTGAATCTGCGCATCGCCCGCATTTGTGGCTATCAGTGCAGGCTGGTCCCGTTGGGAATCTGAGATGTGGCCTGGGTTGCGCCGCAAGAACCGGCGAGATGCCTATGTGAACCCTGCTATTCCCCGGTGTGTATCCCATGGGGGTCGGGCCCCATGGGATACACACAGGGGTCCCTCCACGGTGTCGCCGGGACCAAGCCGTACAAACGCGCTGCACTGTCCATTTTTTGGACAGTCGGGGGAGGGGGTGGCCAGGGATTTGCGCCTTTTGTTTGGCGCTGCCTGCGGCTGGTGACCCTGGAGCGGGTGGAAGAGTCGCCGTTCTCTTACGGAACGCTGGGTTGCAGCCGGCGCCGGGGCAGGGGCGTAAGGCTGACTCACGCGTTTTGGAGGGGTTACAGGACGCATCCTCTGATATGGCGCCCTGGTTCCCGCGGGGCAAGGCTCAAGGTCCGGGGCCGAAGGTTGCCCGCGCTGAGTCGCTGACGTAAGCTGAGCGGTCTTTGATGATAGCAGATGCCAAAGAACGACCGGTGCGGGTGGGCTTGATTTCGCTGGGCTGCGCCAAGAACCTCGTGGATTCCGAGGTGATGGTGGGCATGTTGTTGAAGGATGGCGTGGAGATCACCAACGACACGGCACAGGCGGACGTGGTGATCGTGAATACCTGTTCGTTCATTGAGTCTGCCCAGCAGGAGAGTGTGGATGCCATTCTGGAGTCGGCCGGGTTGCGCCGGGCGAAACGCCGGGGCCAGGGGTTGATTGTCGCCGGCTGCCTGACGCAGCGGTTCCGGGAACAACTGCCCGCGCTGCTGCCGGAGGTGGACGCGTTTATGGGCGTTGACCAGGTTGCGCAGGTCACGAACATTGTGCGCGAGGTCATGGCTCGGCGGGGAGGAAGCGCGGGATTAAAGCCCCACCCCCGCAGTCCGCGGCGTGCGGGCGTTCGAGGGGCGCCGGCTTCCTCGTCACAAACGGAAGCGTTCCTGCTGACTGTCACACCTCGTCCCCGTTATATCCCCGACTACGCGACGCCGCGATTCCGGCTCACGCCGCGCCATTTCGCCTACGTCAAGATCGCCGAGGGGTGCAATCACCCGTGCAGTTTCTGCATCATACCCCGGATTCGCGGCTCGCATCGCAGCCGTGCGCAAGGCGACATCATAGCCGAGGCCAGGGCGTTGATTGCGGATGGCGTGCGGGAGTTGAATCTGATTTCGCAGGACTCGACGTATTACGGGATGGATTTGCGACCGGGCCGGGGAGGGGCCATTGCAGCGCCGGAGCGGTTCGCCGCGGCGGTGAAGTCGTTGCCGGGCGGGACAACCACGATTTGCACGCTGCTGCGGGAGCTGAACGCCTTGCCGGGCGAGTTCTGGATCCGGCTCCTGTATACGCACCCGGCGCACTGGACGGACGAGCTGATGCGCACCATTGCGGAGTGCCCCAAGGTCGCGCGCTACGTAGATATCCCGTTGCAGCACATCCACCAGAACATGCTGGAGCGGATGCGGCGCGAGACTTCCCGCCAGTACATTGTGGATCTGCTCCGCCGGATTCGGGCCGCCATTCCCGGCATTGCGCTGCGCACCACGTTCATTGTCGGGTTCCCGGGCGAGACGGAGGCTTGCTTTGAGGATTTGCTGAGCTTCATTCGTGAGGCCAGGTTCGAGCGCCTCGGCGTCTTCACCTATTCGCAGGAAGAAGGCACGCGCGCCGGGCAGATGACCGGCCAGCTTTCAGACGCGCTCAAGCGGAAGCGCCGGAGCCTCGCCATGGCGGCGCAGCACGAGGTGGCGGTGCGGGTGGCTGAGTCATTTGTCGGTCGCACTCTGAAGGTGCTCGTTGAGCAGGCCGCCAGCCCGGCGGAACTCCGGCGGGCGCGGGTCAGCTCCTGGGAGCACGGCCTGATTCGCGGGCGGGACCGGCACATGGCCGGGCTCAAAGGCCGGTTCCTGGTCGCTCGTGGGGAGGCCGACGCCCCGGACATTGACGGGCGGGTCTATGTGCGCGGCGGGTTGCCGGTGGGCCAATTTGCGCGGGTAAAGGTCGTCGGCCACACCGATTACGACCTGATCGCCGAGCCGTGCTGAGGATGGCGGCCTGAAGCCGCCCGGGATCGCGAGGTCAAGGGTGCGTGATGACGACGGTCTGGTTGAGCCTGGGGGCGGTGGCGGGGTAGAGGACGGGCTGGCCCTGGCTGGGTTGCACCCGGATGTAATACTCGAAGTCGTCTTTGGCGCCGGCAGGCACTTGAACGGAATAGACCCCGCGCGCGACCCACTTGAGCGGCACCTGCGCGAACCGGCGCGCGCCGAGTTTGCGCCAGTAGAGGGCGCCTTCCCGCGGCGGGGCTTCGGACAGCACAATAACCTTCAGTTTCAGAGCTTCGTTGGCGGCGAGGCTGGTGCGGGTGGTCGGCACGATGATTCGGGTGGGGCCGCGGTATGAGTGGCCAGGCAGGGCGTTGGCGGGCAATGGTTCGCCGAGCAGGTTGGCAAGTTCTTCGCCGGGTTTGGCCAGCAAGCCGGGCAGGATGTGCTGGTTCCAGTTCATGACGGTGCCCAGTTCGCCCGTGGTGGTCACTGTGGCCAGCAAGTGGTCGAAGACCGCGCCGAGCAGTTCAACGAGCTTTACCCGGAGGGGCAGGGCGAGACGGCGCGCCATGTCGCGCTGCGCGGTGGCGTCCTTCTCCTGTTTTACCCTCTCGAAGACCCGGTTGTATTCGCCCCACGCGCAGTTGAGCTCGCCCACCGCGCGCAGGTAAGCGAAGGTATGGAACCAGTAATCGTATCGTTCCCGGTTGCCCGGACCCACAGCGCCCAGGCGAAGGCCCTCGAACTGGTCCACAAAGGCGTAGTCCCGCTTCACTTCCGCCCAGGGCCGGCCGTCGGGTTGAATGCCGCCGGGGCCGCCCACCCAGTTGCAGGGGTGAGGCATGGCGCCATCAAGTCTGGCGAAGATGGCGGCGGCCGCATCGCCGATGCCATGCCCGAAGTGCTGCTCCGCCCAGTCGGCGTAGAAGTCCCTGCTGTTGGGGGCAACGGGTTTGGGCAACTGCGTCCCCGGCAGGTCGGCGGCGTAACCCGCAACGGCCGGCCCGCCGCAATTAAGCTTCCAGGAGAACCCGGTCCCCTCGACGGAGATGGCGGCGATACTGGGGAACTCGACGCGCGGCACGAAATCAATGTTCAGCCAGCCATCGGCGACGAGGACATTGGTGTAGGTGTAGTCCAAGGCGCGGTTCTTGCCGACCTTGGCAAAGATGTCCAGGCCCTTGAGCACCGTCTGGCCTTGCAGCTTCACGTCGAAGACACGGACGCCCGGCGCATCGTAGTGTGGCTCACAGAACTTCAGCGTCACCGTGCAGGGGCCGTTGGTGGCCGGCAGGTGATATGCCGACAAGTTGTAGCGGACGGTCTGGTAGATAGCGGGCGTGGTGGTGTCGGCGATCGGATTGTTGGGAAAGCCCGCGACCTCGCCGCCAACGGGTCCGGCCACGCGGGGCGGTGCGGGCGCGGGCGGGGCCGGCTTATAGGCTTCGGTCCACGCACCCTGCTCCCAGGCGGCTTGCGCCAGCGCGCCGATGTTCGGACTCAGGCAGCGTGTGCGCCAGTGGATGCCCATCAGGCCGTCGCAGCCGTAGCGCAGCGCGTCGTAAGCGTCGCGCCGCATCCGGCCCGCCCACAACTGCGGCGCCGTCATCGCCCCGTCATCTTCCAGCCAGGGGATGGCCCATTTGGACCGGCCCCGCACCTCGGCGAAACCCGCGTCCACCGGCGTGTAGCCCACTTGCCGGTTGATGCAGCTCACCGCCACCGACTTGGGGAGCGCCTTGTCGAACATCGCGCGGTCCTGTTGCGGCCCCAGCACCCAGCCGCAGGTGGCCAGGCTGAACGGCACCCGTGCCCGCTGCCAGGCGGCGATGGCGGCGGCCAAATCGTTCGTGGTCGCCCGGATCTGCTCATCTTTCACGGCCGACCACGTCCAGCCTTCCGGCGTCCAGAACCAGTAATAGTCCAGGGGGTAAGCCGCGGCGGCACGGCGGAAGATGCCTTCGTAAAGGTCCTGGAGCGCACCCGGGTCGGCAGGGTCTCTGCCCTGCGCCTTGAGCCGCTCCTGCACCAGCTTCGGCACGGTGAGCGGCGTTTCCGTGCCCACACAAGTCTTCACGCCGACCTGATGCGCGAAGGTGAAGGCCTCACGGAGCATTCCCGCCGTGCGGTCGAAGACCTCGTTGCAGGCTTCCGGCGTGGTCGGAGCGGGCAGGTAATCCCGCATGACTTCGGGCCCGAAATCATCACGCTCGAACAGCGCCGCGCTGCCGAAGATGTAATCGCTGGTTTTCGCCGGCGCGTAGCCCCAATTCCCGCGCCGGGTATTCATGTAGCTCGACGGGTAGCTGAACTTAACCTTGCCGCCCTCCGCGATGTCACTGGCCAGGCCGATCCATACTGTGGGTTCGGCATTCGGGTGTCCTTCGGGGTAAGTGTGGAGCCCGAAGAAGTTCAGGCGGAGCTTGGGCAACTGGCCGATGATCGCCAGGTAGTCGTCGCGGTCCCACCAATCGGGCCCTTCCGGGAAGTCGTGGAAGGGCTGGATGCCCCGCAACGCGAATAGCGGGGCGCCGCGCTCGTCCAGCATGGGCAGCGACCACTCCACCTGCTTGTCGGGAAGAACATCACCGTGCAGGTAGAAGCGGACGCCCAACACCTCCGCCAGGCGGCAGG
This genomic window from Candidatus Paceibacterota bacterium contains:
- a CDS encoding malectin domain-containing carbohydrate-binding protein produces the protein MNRHSLLFLFGISLSLGGISPVPPAVAAQSNPSVIVSPRDASWMERLAAREVRRYVYLRTGRLLPLKTEPQGALPKGDLILVARKDRSLARTAASPELLPTLDALTPQSYWLKSQPRGHAVAGAHALLVSGGDDAGTLYAACRLAEVLGVRFYLHGDVLPDKQVEWSLPMLDERGAPLFALRGIQPFHDFPEGPDWWDRDDYLAIIGQLPKLRLNFFGLHTYPEGHPNAEPTVWIGLASDIAEGGKVKFSYPSSYMNTRRGNWGYAPAKTSDYIFGSAALFERDDFGPEVMRDYLPAPTTPEACNEVFDRTAGMLREAFTFAHQVGVKTCVGTETPLTVPKLVQERLKAQGRDPADPGALQDLYEGIFRRAAAAYPLDYYWFWTPEGWTWSAVKDEQIRATTNDLAAAIAAWQRARVPFSLATCGWVLGPQQDRAMFDKALPKSVAVSCINRQVGYTPVDAGFAEVRGRSKWAIPWLEDDGAMTAPQLWAGRMRRDAYDALRYGCDGLMGIHWRTRCLSPNIGALAQAAWEQGAWTEAYKPAPPAPAPPRVAGPVGGEVAGFPNNPIADTTTPAIYQTVRYNLSAYHLPATNGPCTVTLKFCEPHYDAPGVRVFDVKLQGQTVLKGLDIFAKVGKNRALDYTYTNVLVADGWLNIDFVPRVEFPSIAAISVEGTGFSWKLNCGGPAVAGYAADLPGTQLPKPVAPNSRDFYADWAEQHFGHGIGDAAAAIFARLDGAMPHPCNWVGGPGGIQPDGRPWAEVKRDYAFVDQFEGLRLGAVGPGNRERYDYWFHTFAYLRAVGELNCAWGEYNRVFERVKQEKDATAQRDMARRLALPLRVKLVELLGAVFDHLLATVTTTGELGTVMNWNQHILPGLLAKPGEELANLLGEPLPANALPGHSYRGPTRIIVPTTRTSLAANEALKLKVIVLSEAPPREGALYWRKLGARRFAQVPLKWVARGVYSVQVPAGAKDDFEYYIRVQPSQGQPVLYPATAPRLNQTVVITHP
- the rimO gene encoding 30S ribosomal protein S12 methylthiotransferase RimO codes for the protein MIADAKERPVRVGLISLGCAKNLVDSEVMVGMLLKDGVEITNDTAQADVVIVNTCSFIESAQQESVDAILESAGLRRAKRRGQGLIVAGCLTQRFREQLPALLPEVDAFMGVDQVAQVTNIVREVMARRGGSAGLKPHPRSPRRAGVRGAPASSSQTEAFLLTVTPRPRYIPDYATPRFRLTPRHFAYVKIAEGCNHPCSFCIIPRIRGSHRSRAQGDIIAEARALIADGVRELNLISQDSTYYGMDLRPGRGGAIAAPERFAAAVKSLPGGTTTICTLLRELNALPGEFWIRLLYTHPAHWTDELMRTIAECPKVARYVDIPLQHIHQNMLERMRRETSRQYIVDLLRRIRAAIPGIALRTTFIVGFPGETEACFEDLLSFIREARFERLGVFTYSQEEGTRAGQMTGQLSDALKRKRRSLAMAAQHEVAVRVAESFVGRTLKVLVEQAASPAELRRARVSSWEHGLIRGRDRHMAGLKGRFLVARGEADAPDIDGRVYVRGGLPVGQFARVKVVGHTDYDLIAEPC